The following coding sequences are from one Triticum dicoccoides isolate Atlit2015 ecotype Zavitan chromosome 4A, WEW_v2.0, whole genome shotgun sequence window:
- the LOC119288664 gene encoding expansin-A24-like encodes MASAPARAIAVVALMFACSGLAMAADKAPTWLRAHATFYGGADASDTMGGACGYGNLYSAGYGTRTAALSQALFNDGASCGQCYKIACDRKLADPMFCKPGVTVTITATNLCPPNYALPSDNGGWCNPPRPHFDMAQPAWEKIGVYKGGIIPVMYQRVPCVKKGGVRFKIAGHDYFNLVNVFNVAADGSIKSMDVKSSDSDTWAPMTRNWGANWQSLANLTGKMLSFRLTSTDGRTLVFNNIVPAGWTFGQTFASKLQF; translated from the exons ATGGCGTCGGCTCCagctcgagctattgcggtggtggCTCTCATGTTCGCGTGCTCTGGGTTGGCCATGGCCGCGGACAAAGCACCGACATGGCTGAGGGCGCATGCCACGTTCTACGGCGGCGCTGATGCCTCCGACACCATGG GTGGGGCGTGTGGATACGGCAACCTGTACTCGGCGGGCTACGGGACGCGGacggcggcgctgagccaggcgcTCTTCAACGACGGCGCGTCATGCGGTCAGTGCTACAAGATTGCTTGTGACCGCAAGCTTGCGGACCCGATGTTCTGCAAACCCGGTGTCACCGTGACAATCACGGCCACGAACCTCTGCCCGCCTAACTATGCACTCCCGAGTGACAATGGAGGATGGTGCAATCCTCCGAGACCGCACTTCGACATGGCGCAGCCGGCCTGGGAGAAGATTGGTGTCTACAAGGGTGGCATCATCCCTGTCATGTACCAGAG GGTTCCATGCGTGAAGAAGGGTGGGGTGCGGTTCAAGATTGCTGGTCACGATTATTTTAACCTAGTTAACGTGTTCAACGTCGCAGCTGACGGCTCGATCAAATCCATGGATGTCAAGAGCTCTGACTCAGACACATGGGCGCCAATGACTCGTAACTGGGGCGCGAACTGGCAATCTCTAGCTAATCTTACCGGGAAGATGCTCTCATTCAGATTGACCAGCACGGATGGGCGGACGCTTGTGTTTAACAATATTGTGCCGGCTGGATGGACATTTGGGCAAACATTTGCGAGCAAATTACAGTTTTAA